Proteins encoded by one window of Anopheles maculipalpis chromosome 2RL, idAnoMacuDA_375_x, whole genome shotgun sequence:
- the LOC126567397 gene encoding uncharacterized protein LOC126567397, producing MQSPFTRSKKVKRSPIKRTTPSTIPTQSQQQEVKKVSNKMEAQLQALVKQREGVRNKLSRVCASLCDSDGQPNANVKNVRFLQLQEKALANMYNECNEIQSKIYELSLSKEEDEQQNNLYIDFERKFNEVSLKLSMCFDAVPKREATLSVVPSTSHEFSPYLPPLNVPLPTFDGSYEKWYAFKAMFTAVMNRYKHEEPALKLFHLRNSLVGKAAGIIDEVLVNNNDYEAAWKILAQRYEDKRVVIEKHIDNLFGLTKFSRDNGANLRKVIDTCNKNVDALKHHSLLVEGLGEQMSRAGDIVAEIEFLVTPRITGELPSKSFDISQWPISSEQVLADPTFNRRGPVDMLIGAESFWDLMQDGRCDLGSNRLVLQNTKLGWIAGGVIRSDTTIIARTLCNTTDDEPLTELLKNFYKVESCDELRPSPKADDEVCLEHFQRTHERTKEGRYVVRHPFNERKRELGDSREMALRRFLALERKLERQPDLKEQYSQFIREYEQLGHMREIVEAPNEDPGSVFYLPHHCVLRPSSTTTKLRVVFDGSAKTSTGVSINDVLMTGPTVQNDLTAILLRFRGFQYVFTLDIPKMFRQVRVHPEDTRYQRIFWRYNRNDPLTVQELLTVTYGLGSSPFQATMALKQAANDHQGELPRAAEVVNKGTYMDDTLTGADTLAEACQLQRDLTKLLKNACFSAHKWCANHPDIVAGVAEELRGTSFEVTDNTSKTTVKTLGVTWNPLEDWFSVSVPDFDHSQEMTRRRLLSQLAKIFDPLGFFGPVITYAKLILREVGELRIDWDDTVPTEVNEKWRNFRTEMTALREVQVPRWISWKNVLKLELQGFADASDQAYGACLYVQGSFSNEEPKMQLICSKSRILPKKRNPKQKALTTPRAELMAALLLARMVVKFLDATELRFESVHLWSDSKIVLCWLKKSPDLLQTYVSNRVSEIQQLSLSFLWHYISTYDNPADLISRGVTPKKLMKSTMWWQPRPLQPIVKKADYTEIPDNELPEMRAGVALATTVPVERFPIFEKLGSFTKMVRSMAYVVRLARFIKSRKGEVIKGQLTATELRTATHVIIRMVQREAFQQEILALMDDSNTNCRLNGLKAFLDPDDGIIRVGGRIKRAIIPYDSRHQMLLPAKHPVTEALVRQLHINNLHIGQRGLLAVVRQRYWPLNVKSTIRKVTRKCIVCFKANPFKTTQMMGDLPSYRVQPAPVFSDTGVDYAGPFSIKSSTSRKPQITKAYVCLFVCLQTRAIHLELVSDLTTDAFLASLRRFTSRRGYPKSIRSDNATNFVGAKTELHELWLMFKKECTTKKIINYCADNGIDWSFIPPRSPHFGGIWEAGVKQVKHHMKRIVGDRKLSYEELYTTLTQIEGVLNSRPLVPSSDDPSDYTAITPAHFLIGREMQAVPEPDYSILKENRLSRWQLVQSMLQHFWRRWTAEYLPELQNRSKWLKRKEIKVGSLVLPEYTTTTLAACKDSSCTPRRRRCDTCRYR from the exons ATGCAATCACCGTTTACTCGGtcaaagaaagtgaaacgatCACCGATAAAACGTACGACTCCTTCAACAATACCAACACAGTCGCAACAGCAAGAAGTGAAGAAGGTTTCCAACAAAATGGAGGCCCAACTACAAGCTTTGGTGAAGCAGCGAGAGGGAGTGCGCAACAAGCTTagtcgtgtgtgtgcatccttaTGTGATAGTGATGGGCAACCGAATGCCAACGTAAAAAATGTGCGCTTCCTACAGCTCCAAGAAAAGGCTTTGGCAAACATGTACAATGAGTGCAACgaaattcaaagcaaaatcTACGAACTGTCCCtctcaaaagaagaagacgaacagCAGAACAATCTGTACATCGATTTTGAGAGAAAGTTCAACGAAGTTTCGTTGAAATTAAGTATGTGTTTTGATGCCGTGCCCAAACGTGAAGCAACTCTTTCAGTTGTGCCATCGACCTCGCATGAATTTTCGCCTTATCTGCCACCGTTAAATGTTCCCTTACCAACATTCGATGGTTCATACGAGAAGTGGTACGCATTTAAAGCAATGTTCACCGCTGTGATGAACCGATACAAGCATGAGGAACCCGCGCTGAAACTGTTCCATCTCCGGAACAGTCTTGTCGGAAAGGCAGCAGGTATCATTGACGAAGTGTTAGTGAACAACAACGACTATGAAGCCGCATGGAAGATCCTTGCGCAACGGTATGAGGACAAACGTGTGGtcatagaaaaacacattgacaatctttttggcttaacaaaGTTTAGTCGAGATAACGGTGCTAATCTGCGTAAGGTGATCGATACTTGCAACAAGAATGTTGATGCATTGAAGCATCATAGCCTTTTGGTTGAAGGTCTTGGTGAACAAAT GTCTCGTGCTGGTGACATCGTAgcggaaattgaattcttaGTGACCCCACGAATTACTGGTGAGCTTCCGTCCAAGTCTTTTGATATATCACAGTGGCCCATCTCGAGCGAACAGGTGCTGGCCGACCCTACCTTCAACAGAAGAGGACCTGTCGATATGTTAATTGGCGCTGAATCGTTCTGGGATCTAATGCAAGATGGCCGATGCGATCTTGGTTCCAATCGACTTGTGCTGCAAAATACGAAACTAGGTTGGATTGCTGGCGGTGTGATTAGGAGCGACACGACTATCATTGCACGTACACTTTGCAACACTACGGATGATGAGCCGCTTACGGAACTACTGAAGAACTTCTACAAGGTAGAATCCTGCGACGAGCTCCGCCCTTCTCCGAAGGCGGACGACGAGGTGtgtttggaacattttcaacGCACACACGAGCGAACGAAGGAGGGTCGGTATGTGGTCCGACACCCTTTCAACGAACGGAAACGCGAGCTTGGCGACTCGCGTGAAATGGCACTGCGACGATTTCTGGCGCTGGAGCGAAAACTCGAAAGGCAGCCCGACCTGAAGGAACAGTACTCACAGTTCATCCGAGAGTACGAGCAACTAGGACACATGCGTGAGATTGTGGAAGCACCAAACGAGGACCCAGGGTCGGTGTTCTATCTACCTCACCACTGCGTGCTGAGACCTTCGAGCACTACAACTAAACTACGAGTCGTGTTTGATGGATCAGCAAAGACGTCGACGGGTGTATCCATCAACGACGTTTTAATGACTGGACCAACAGTCCAAAACGATCTCACTGcaattcttcttcgttttagAGGGTTCCAGTACGTTTTCACACTGGACATTCCCAAGATGTTTCGTCAGGTGAGGGTCCATCCGGAAGACACGAGGTACCAGCGAATCTTTTGGAGGTACAACCGGAACGATCCACTAACAGTACAAGAGCTGCTCACTGTTACCTATGGATTGGGATCTTCCCCGTTCCAAGCAACCATGGCGCTTAAGCAGGCAGCTAACGATCATCAGGGCGAGCTCCCGAGGGCTGCCGAAGTAGTTAACAAGGGAACATACATGGACGATACGTTAACTGGAGCTGATACACTTGCTGAGGCATGCCAACTTCAACGAGATTTGACAAAACTGCTAAAGAATGCTTGTTTCAGTGCTCATAAATGGTGTGCTAATCATCCTGATATCGTTGCAGGAGTAGCAGAAGAACTTAGAGGAACTTCTTTCGAAGTTACAGACAACACCTCCAAGACGACAGTGAAGACTTTGGGTGTTACATGGAATCCGCTTGAGGATTGGTTTTCGGTGTCTGTTCCTGATTTCGACCACTCACAAGAAATGACTCGGCGAAGGCTCCTGAGTCAACTGGCCAAGATTTTCGACCCGCTTGGATTTTTTGGGCCAGTTATCACCTACGCGAAGCTGATTTTACGTGAAGTCGGCGAACTTCGGATAGATTGGGATGACACAGTTCCTACCGAAGTTAATGAGAAGTGGCGAAATTTCCGAACTGAGATGACAGCGCTGAGGGAAGTTCAAGTTCCGAGATGGATTTCCTGGAAGAATGTGCTCAAACTAGAACTGCAAGGGTTCGCCGACGCATCTGATCAAGCTTATGGTGCCTGTTTGTACGTGCAGGGTTCTTTCTCGAATGAGGAGCCCAAGATGCAATTGATCTGCAGCAAATCTCGAATCCTACCGAAGAAACGGAATCCGAAGCAGAAGGCCCTCACGACCCCTCGAGCTGAACTGATGGCGGCATTGTTACTTGCTAGAATGGTTGTGAAGTTCCTGGACGCTACGGAGCTTAGATTTGAATCTGTTCATCTCTGGAGCGATTCAAAAATCGTGTTGTGTTGGCTCAAGAAGTCCCCTGACCTGTTGCAAACGTACGTATCAAATCGGGTAAGTGAAATCCAACAACTCAGCCTATCTTTCCTTTGGCATTATATTTCCACTTACGATAATCCGGCCGATTTGATTTCACGTGGAGTCACACCGAAGAAATTGATGAAGTCTACGATGTGGTGGCAGCCTCGGCCACTACAACCCATCGTCAAGAAGGCGGACTATACGGAAATTCCGGACAACGAGCTGCCGGAAATGCGAGCTGGAGTGGCGTTGGCCACTACTGTTCCTGTTGAGCGTTTCCCAATCTTTGAGAAGTTGGGAAGTTTCACGAAAATGGTTAGGAGTATGGCTTACGTGGTGCGTCTCGCTAGGTTTATCAAGTCACGCAAAGGGGAGGTGATAAAAGGTCAACTCACAGCAACAGAATTACGTACAGCGACACACGTAATTATACGAATGGTTCAGCGAGAGGCCTTTCAACAAGAAATCCTCGCTCTAATGGACGATTCGAATACAAATTGTCGACTCAATGGACTAAAGGCGTTTTTGGATCCAGATGATGGTATCATACGAGTTGGTGGAAGAATCAAGCGAGCCATCATACCCTATGATAGTCGGCATCAGATGCTGTTGCCGGCTAAGCATCCTGTCACCGAGGCACTTGTTCGTCAGTTACACATTAACAACTTGCACATCGGGCAAAGAGGCCTGCTTGCAGTTGTACGTCAACGGTACTGGCCGTTGAACGTGAAGAGCACTATCCGTAAGGTGACACGAAAATGCATCGTCTGTTTCAAGGCGAACCCGTTTAAGACAACGCAAATGATGGGTGATTTACCATCGTATCGTGTCCAGCCAGCCCCCGTTTTTTCGGATACCGGTGTAGACTATGCAGGTCCTTTCTCCATCAAGTCATCGACCTCTCGCAAGCCGCAGATCACGAAAGCCTATGTGTGCCTGTTCGTATGCCTGCAGACTCGAGCCATACACTTGGAATTGGTCTCGGACTTGACGACAGACGCGTTCCTTGCAAGCTTGCGGCGGTTTACCAGTCGACGAGGGTACCCGAAATCGATACGATCTGACAATGCAACCAACTTTGTCGGAGCCAAAACGGAGCTGCACGAGCTTTGGCTTATGTTCAAGAAAGAGTGCACCACGAAGAAGATCATCAACTATTGTGCCGACAACGGTATTGACTGGTCGTTCATACCACCGCGAAGTCCGCACTTTGGCGGTATCTGGGAGGCTGGTGTGAAGCAGGTTAAGCACCACATGAAACGTATTGTTGGTGACAGAAAACTTTCCTACGAGGAGCTCTACACGACCCTTACACAAATAGAAGGGGTACTAAATTCTCGACCCTTAGTACCGAGCTCAGACGATCCATCCGACTACACCGCAATCACCCCGGCACATTTCCTGATAGGCCGAGAGATGCAAGCTGTTCCAGAACCCGACTACTCCATCCTAAAGGAGAACCGTCTCTCACGATGGCAGTTGGTGCAATCTATGTTGCAACACTTCTGGAGACGGTGGACTGCCGAGTACTTGCCGGAACTCCAAAATCGGTCGAAATGGCTGAAGCGGAAGGAGATCAAGGTGGGATCGCTTGTACTACCAGAATACACCACCACTACACTGGCCGCTTGCAAGGATAGTAGCTGCACACCCCGGAGACGACGGTGTGACACGTGTCGTTACCGTTAG